Within Kineothrix sp. MB12-C1, the genomic segment TCGATATCACCGGTAAAGTATCCACTGCCCACAAGAGAATTATAATAATCAATAATTCCCTGTTTGTTGGGGTCCAGAGTCATAATTGTTCTGTTTTCAAACAGGTATTGCCTTACATATTCTTCCGTTTGATTGGAATAAGAAGCTAGAAAGCTCACAATTTCATCCCGATTAGCTTCATCTTGGTAATACTCCAGAGCTCTAATATTGGCCCTTGTAAATGCGATCAACTCCTCTCTCTTATTGTTGAGTGTAGTTCTGGATGTCACCTGGCGGCAGCATACATAGAGGGGTTCTAATTCTCCTACTTCATATACAATCTCTACGGAATCTTCATATTTATTTGCAAATTCTACCGGAAGAAATCCTAAATCTGCTTCGCCTTTTTTTACCGCTTCCGCAACATTGATTTGACTGTCCACTTCTATTACCTGAATAGAATCCACATCGATTCCCTGTTTTACCAGATACCCTCTGGAAACCACCCATGCGGTATCCGCGCGAACTGTTGCGATGGTGATTCCTTCATAGTTCGTAATGTCCTTATATATTTCCACATTTTCCGGTAAAGAGATAATGGCACCGCCTTCTGCCGCCGTCCCTTCAAAGATTACAAGATCGGAACCGTTAGCGATAAAGTTTAAGTCAGGAACAATACCCGTTCCCCAGATGTCCACTTCTCCCTTATCCGTGCTGATGGAGGTGAGCGCCGCTGTAGCATCCTGGATTTCAACAAATTCAAAATCCACGCTTTCCTCCTCATAATAACCAAGATGGTCGGCCAGCAGTACTACGGCAGTTCTTATGGTTCCCGGGGTAATACCGAACTTCAGGCTTCCTGCACTCTCTTCACCGGAATCTTTTCCGCAGCCTGCAAACAATAATCCTAACGATAATACAAGTGCCGATGCCCATATTCTCTTAGATTTCTTCATAGTCTTCTTCTCCTCTTTCTTCCCCTTCTTCATATAAATCGGATGAGAGATATCTCTCTCCTGAATCCGGAATGATCGTTACGATAGTCTTACCTTTATTCTCCGGCCTTTTTGCTACTTTTACCGCAGCATATAGGGCAGCTCCGGCAGAAATTCCTATGGATATTCCTTCTTTTCTTGCGCTTAGTCTTGCAAATGCATAGGCATCCTCATCTGTAACCGTGATAATCTCATCAAATAAGCTCTCATCCGTCACAGGTGGGGTTGCCCCGCCGCCGATTCCCTGAATCTTGTGAGGCCCTGGTTCGCCTCCTGACAGGACCGGACTTCCGGCAGGTTCTACAGCGATGACTTCAATTTTTGGATTTCTACTTCTGAGATATCTTCCGGTTCCCGAAATTGTACCTCCTGTACCGGAGGAAGCAACGAAGATATCCACCTTTCCATCCGTATCTTCCCAAATCTCGGGACCTGTTGTCTTTTCATGGGCTCCGGGATTATCAGGATTACTTCCCTGTCCCGGTATAAATACATCCGGTATCCTTTCCGCAATCTCCTTTATCCGTTCCCCTGCTCCTGCCATATTCAGTTCAGCCTTAGTCAATTCAACCTCTGCACCATATGACTTTAAAATAGTAATTCTTTCTTTACTCATATTTTCAGGCATAGCGATGATCGCTTTATATCCCTTTGCCGCTGCAGCCATGGCGAGCCCAATTCCTGTGTTCCCGCTTGTTCCTTCCAAAATAGTAGCTCCGGGCCTCAGCTTCCCTTCTTTCTCCGCATGCTCAATCATATTTTTTGCAATCCGCGATTTCACACTGAATCCGGGGTTAAGAAATTCCAATTTTCCAATAATTCTTCCATAGGTCTCGCATTCTTTCTCGATATTATGGAAAGCTACCAAAGGCGTATTCCCCACTAGTTCCAAAATATTGTCATATACTTTTCCCATATGCACAATCACACCCTTCCGTTACCTGTAAAACTTCTCATTCGGTGTAGCGCTCAATTCCTTTCTGCTTTGAGGCTGTGACCAATACTCTTCATATGGAATCTGGTCTACAAAACGAGTATTGAAGTCTGCAAAAAGATTCTCCTTATTCCCTCTTCCCTTTGAAAAATCCCTGAAATATGTATTATTTCTAAACGCTGGAATCTCATATAAATCCCTCGCATATGCCCAAATATTTTCGTAATCCACTACACGCTTTTGCTGAGGACCGAGGTTTCTGTAATAATGAGTATCCCATCTTGCTAATGTTACAAAGAACCGGATATCGCTATCCGTCACATAATCCCCAAATAAAAATCTATTCCTGGACAATCGCTCCTCCAATTCATCCATTGCACGAAAGAAATCTTCATAGGCTTCCTGATATGCTGTCAAGGATTGGCAGAAAGCCATGCGATAATGTGCGTTATTAATATTGGGGAACAACCAATCGTTAAACTCATCGATTTCTTTGCGAAGCTCCGATGGATATATATCCGGTGCATCCTTACTTTGAAACGGCTTAAATGCGACTTCCAAATAATTTGTCAGCCTGTGGTAATCATTGTTTACCACCTTCTTTGTAGTCACATCCACCAAAGCAGGAACTGTGCATCTTCCTTCATATCCCGAATCTGCATTGTAGTATGCCTCGCTTAAAAATTTAATTCCTAATACCGGATCTTCAAAATTTTCATCGTCCGGAAAACCCCATCCGTAAATATTGCTCTCACCTGTGGAATCCACAATATTTACACTTATAGCATCCTCTAATCCAAGCAGTTCCCTCACAATAGATGCTCTGTTGGACCAATGGCAGCCTTTTGCCCAAAGCAAATGGTATCTTCCGCTCTCTGCCTTTAGTTGCCCTTCTTCCTCCCCGAAAGCCGCTGTGAAATGGTTTGGCTGCCTTACAAAGGCACCTCTTTCATCTATTTCGTTCTTTATTTCCTTGGGCCTTGGCTTCGCCCCTCTTTCCACTGCAAAGCGCTCCGCCTGCTCATCCGTATAAAGGACTGTACCTTCCTTTTCTGTTCTCTTTCCTATTTCGCAATATGACATAATCTTTTTCTCCTATTATTTTATTTTAGAACATCGTTTCTCCAAAGGGCCTTTATTCTATTCCGCGTGTAGCTGCGCATCCTACACGGAGTGCTTTTATTCTATAGGATTAACAATTTTATACTTTAATGTTACAAGGTGTTTCCTTTAGAAATCGAGTAGGAGGGAAATTTAAATACATTTCCCGACCTCTCACACCACCGTGCGTACCGTTCGGTACACGGCGGTTCAATCAACTTAACAATTAACGTACCTTTCGGTGTAGTAATCTAACATGGAGATTAGTCCAAATGCGGCTAATCTCTTGTTTGTAATGACAAAGTTTAATGCACCACTACATACATGTGCAATTCTTGCTCCACTGTATGCTATTGCAAATGCATCCTCCTTGTTCATTCCTAGTTTCACCAAGTTTTCTGCCCTGTTTTGCGCGGTTTTCCAATGTTTCCATATGCACATACGAATTCTAAATCTAATTCTTTTGTCTGTAGCTCGGCATAACTCTTTCATACTTCCAATTTTAAAGTAGTTTATCCAGCCTCTGATAAGTTGATTTAACTTTTCAATTTTGTAGCTGTTACTTACTCCCCAACTACGGCAAGTCAATTCTTTCATTCGTTTCTTGAATTTCATAACTGACTTGATGTGTGGTTTTGCCTTGTACTGATGCGAGTATCTGTCGAAGTAAAAGCCAAAACCAAGATATTTTAGCCCTTGTGGTTTATCCACTTTGCTTTTGGTTATGTTTACTTTCAACCCTAGTTTTTCTTCGATAAAACGTGTTAGGTTTCTCATCACTCGTTTTGCCGACATTTCACTTCCCACCATAATAATACAGTCGTCTGCGTATCGGACAAAGCTTAGACCTCTTTGTTCCATTTCCTTATCTAGTTCGTTCAACATGATGTTTGCAAGAAGTGGTGAAAGATTCCCTCCTTGTGGTGTTCCTATCACTGATTCCTTATATTCATCATCTACTATAATTCCGCTAACCAGGAATTTTCGGATAATAGAGATAACATCTCCATCTTTGATAGTTCTTCCTATTAGTGTCATCAGCTTATCATGGTTTACTGTGTCAAAGAACTTTTCTAAGTCAACGTCAACTATCCAATCATTTCCGTCATTCATCATATCCAATGCCGTTATGATTGCTTGCTGTGCATATCTGTTTGGTCTGAATCCATAACTATGCTCATGAAACTGCTCCTCGTAGATTGGTGTTAATACCTGTGCTATCGCTTGTTGTACAAATCGGTCTGTTACTGTTGGTACTCCTAGGTTTCTGACACCACCGTCTGGCTTTGGTATCTCCACTCTGCGTACAGGCAGAGGTTTATATTTTCTTTCCCTCAGCTGTTCCTTGATAATTTCGCCGTTCTTTTCAAGATGTTCTCCCAGTTCTGTGTACTTCATATCGTCCACTCCCTCTGCACCTTTATTTCGTACGACTTGCAGATATGCGGTATTGAGATTCTCTTTACTTAATATCTGCTCCATTAGACTACTTGTGTCCATGCGTTGTTTCCTTTCCGTCCCGCTAAATTTGGCCATCCTTTTCCCGATTGGTTACGGCAGATGTTGTCATTTCTGCAATACGAGACCTACTTCAACTGATTGATTGTTCACCCCTTCACTCCATTCCCATTACAGAAACTTCTTCGCTACTATGGGATCGGCTGACTTCTCACAGTTCGTTGTTACTCGGCGAATGAAACCGCTGTGAGACCTCCACGCTTAAGATGCACGCTCTTTCCCTCCATATATCCGCCGCATTTACTCTGCTTCTACAAATGTGGTAGTAATTAGACTTTGTTGCTTTTAGCCAACTTATCTCTCGAAGCCTAGCCTTATATGCGATTTCTGTCCGTCGGACCAGAGGTTTGCCTTCAGCTTCCTTCAGATTCCACCTCACGGCGGACACCCTTGCTGTTCAGCTATACATTTCCCACTACCTGGGCATGTTCGGGGACTTGCACCCGTTAGAGCGCGCCCATGGCGCGCAAACTAAAAAATAGGTGCCATATGCATGACACCTACTGAACGCTCACCACTTCTCTTACTTACGGATAGTTTCAGGGCACAATGCATATGAAAAATAAACTGTATTCATACAGGCAGATTTACAGCAGCAACATACCCCATTCATATTTTCTATTTCTCTCATTAAATTCTTCATAGACTTTTTCCCTCTCCATATTGTATACTATTCCTACTGGTTTAATATGTTTTGAATTATATTACTCTTTCACAATAAAGTCAACAACTATCCGGTTATCGGCTAATAGGTATTTCGTATAAGAAATTATAGTTTTTTTCTATAACACTTTTTTTCTATATTATATTTTATTGCATAGAAAAAGACATCGCCTTCTTTTAGAAGAAAACAATGCCTCTCACTCTTATAAAAATAAAAAAATCTTCAGAATTGTACCATATTGCTCATACTTTAGCGATAAATATGCACTCATACTACCTTAATATTTCTATTTCAAATCCATATTCACGCAATATAAGGTCATCATCGATTCTTTCTTCATATATTCCGTCTACCTTCTTAAATCCATTTTTTATATATACATTTATAGCCGGTTTATTTATATCTACAACAAAAAGTCTTAAATATTTGGCATCCTTCTGCTTAGTAAGTGCAATAGCATGCTTAAGCACCGCACTTCCGATTCCACGTCTTGCATAATCAACATTAACTCCAAAGCGGTCAAAATATAACGCCTTTCCATGGGTATTTTCCCATTTCACATAACGCTCTCCTGTATGTGATTCACATAACGCAAACGCCGCAACGATATTGTCATGTTCCTCTACCAATAAATAAAGGCGGTTATTCTCAATATCATCACTAAAAAACGTGCACGGATAAATTTCGTCCCAAATTGATATGTCATTTCTGTTCATATCATCAATTATCTTCCCATACATCTCTTTGAGTTTCGGCAAATCGTTAATATCAGCCAATCTCAAATCCATATCAATTCACCTCCGAATATCCACGATATACTATGAATCTATAATAACATACTTAGCTGTAGAACAAAAGTGTGCTTCGTCCAAAGGGATTTTTGTATCATTATGTCAAAATAGATGCAAGGTTTTTAAGGTCAATTTTATCAACTTCCCTAAGCTCATATCCACTATGAAATAATTTCTGAGCTTCTGCAGAAATACACGGGATAATTCGCTCTTCAAATAAAGCGCTCGAAAACCATTCTGCTTTAAAATCATACCAATCATCATTTAATCCGGCTTGTTTTGCACTTCCATCTTCACTGATTATTAAAGGGTGTATATCTATATATCCCAATTCCGGATGATACAGTTCAATACGTGACGGACGCCAGTCAGTTATAATTGTATAGCCTTTTACGTTTAAAGCATCTAATAAAATATCTGTGAACTTTCCATCAAAATCCACATCAATATCTCTGTGCACTCTGTTTTGCTTCCCAAGTAAAATATCTATTCCCCAGCCTCCATCTATCCAATATTCTATTTTTAAGCCATCCAGAAAATTCAAAACTTCCATTAAATTTTCCTTGTTGGTGATTTCCTTTTTTGCCATAAAATCTCCTTATTATAAATTGGCTTTTATGTGTTTGTTACATCAACTAACTCTACTAAATATAACACAAACAATCAGGCTGAAAAAGATACAAAATTGTACTTTTTCAGCCTGATAACTCTTAGTGCTGGTGGCCGGACTTGAACCGGCACGGGATTGCTCCCGAAGGATTTTAAGTCCTTTGCGTCTGCCTATTCCGCCACACCAGCAAAAAAACTTAATGGGACCTATAGGGCTCGAACCTATGACCCTCTGCTTGTAAGGCAGATGCTCTCCCAGCTGAGCTAAGATCCCATAAACAATATAATTTTGAACTAAACGACCCGGATGGGACTCGAACCCACGACCTCCGCCGTGACAGGGCGGCGCTCTAACCAACTGAGCCACCGGGCCAACTAATCTAATAATATTAAGTACGTATAAATGGACCTTCGGGGACTCGAACCCAGGACCGACCGGTTATGAGCCGGTTGCTCTAACCAACTGAGCTAAAGGTCCGCATTCCCTAATTAGGGACTATAACAGCCGATGATCGGACTCGAACCGATAACCTGCTGATTACAAATCAGCTGCTCTGCCAATTGAGCCACATCGGCGAATTGCGAACGAACGACTTAATAGTGCTATTATTCAAATAACACGAGTGACTCCGACGGGAATCGAACCCGTGTTACCGCCGTGAAAGGGCGGTGTCTTGACCGCTTGACCACGGAGCCTTCTCTTTTTCCTGAGTATTTTTACACTCGCACTCCCCGAGTAGGGCTCGAACCTACAACCCCGCGGTTAACAGCCGCGTGCTCTACCATTGAGCTATCGAGGAATCTGTTACTGAGTGGTCTCCCACTCTTTTTAGGGTCCATACCCTCAAAACCGAATACCTACAGACCTTCTTATGCTGCCATCTTCCGGTCCTTTCACTCTCTCATATCTTTTCATCCGTTTTTTCTTCTTTTGTAAGAGTGTTCTCCACTCTTTATCCCAGCCTATAAGGATAAGCCCTCGACCGATTAGTACTTATCAGCTGCACGTATTGCTACGCTTCCACCTTAAGCCTATCTACCTCGTGCTCTACAAGGGGTCTTACCATGATTAATTCATGGGGATATCTCATCTTGAGGGGGGCTTCACGCTTAGATGCCTTCAGCGTTTATCCCTGCCGGACTTGGCTACTCTGCCATAGGTCTGGTACCTAACAGATACACCAGCGGTCCGTCCATCCCGGTCCTCTCGTACTAAGGACAGCTCCTCTTAAATATCCTACGCCTGCGCCGGATAGGGACCGAACTGTCTCACGACGTTCTGAACCCAGCTCGCGTACCGCTTTAATGGGCGAACAGCCCAACCCTTGGGACCTTCTACGAAGCCCAGGATGCGATGAGCCGACATCGAGGTGCCAAACCACTCCGTCGATGTGAACTCTTGGGAGTGATAAGCCTGTTATCCCCAGGGTAGCTTTTATCCGTTGAGCGATGGCAATCCCACGTTATACCACCGGATCACTAAGTCCTAGTTTCCTACCTGCTCCACCCGTCGGTGTCACAGTCAAGCTCCCTTATGCCTTTGCACTCTGCGAATGGTTTCCGACCATTCTGAGGGAACCTTTGAGCGCCTCCGATACCCTTTCGGAGGCGACCGCCCCAGTCAAACTCCCCGCCAGACATTGTCCCGGAACCAGTTTCATGGCTCTCGGTTAGAAATCCAATACGGTAAGGGTGGTATCCCAACAGCGGCTCCATAGAGACTGGCGTCTCTACTTCTTTGCCTCCCACCTATCCTGTACATACAGCATCGAATCCCAGTATCAAGCTGGAGTAAAGCTCCATGGGGTCTTTCCGTCCTGGCGCAGGTAACCAGCATCTTCACTGGTACTTCAATTTCACCGGGTGCATTGTTGAGACAGCGCTCAAATCATTACGCCTTTCGTGCGGGTCGGAACTTACCCGACAAGGAATTTCGCTACCTTAGGACCGTTATAGTTACGGCCGCCGTTTACTGGGGCTCAAATTCAAGGCTTCACGTTAGTTGACCTTTCTTGTTAACCTTCCAGCACCGGTCAGGGGTGACACCATATACTTCACCTTCCGGTTTTGCATAGACCTGTGTTTTTGCTAAACAGTTGCTTGAGCCTATTCTCTGCGGCCCCATCTCTGGGGCACCCCTTCTCCCGAAGTTACGGGGTCATTTTGCCGAGTTCCTTAACAATGCTTCTCCCGCCGGCCTTAGGATTCTCTCCTCATCCACCTGTGTCGGTTTACGGTACGGGTACAGGACGAACAATAGCAGCTTTTCTTGGCACATGGCCCGCATGCTTCGCTACTTCATTTCGCTCCGCATCACGCCTTTGGATCGATAAGGGATTTGCCTCCTTATCTCCTACTTCGCTTGCACCGGCTTTTCCTTTTCCGGCCCATGCTTTCCACATGCGTCCCTACAGTTCTGTCATCCTGCAGTACAGGAATTTCCACCTGTTATCCATCGACTACGCATTTCTGCCTCGCCTTAGGCCCCGACTTACCCAGGGCAGATCAGCTTTACCCTGGAATCCTTGGATATTCGGCCAAGAGGATTCTCACCTCTTTCTCGCTACTCATTCCGGCATTCTCTCTTCCTGAAACTCCACGGCTCCTCACGGTACCGCTTCTTCGCTTCAGCAATGCTCCTCTACCAAGCATGCCTTACGCATGCTTCCTAAGCTTCGGTGGTGTGTTTCAGCCCCGGACATTTTCGGCGCAGGACCTCTCGACTAGTGAGCTATTACGCACTCTTTGAATGGATGGCTGCTTCTGAGCCAACATCCTAGTTGTCTTTGAAATCCCACATCCTTTTCCACTTAACACACACTTTGGGACCTTAGCTGTAGGTCTGGGCTCTTTCCCTTTTGACTGCCCAACTTATCTCGTGCAGTCTGACTCCCGTATAACATCTGTACGGCATTCGGAGTTTGATAACCTTCGGTAAGCTTTGACGCCCCCTAGGGTATTCAGTGCTCTACCTCCGCCAGATTCATACGAGGCTAGCCCTAAAGCTATTTCGAGGAGAACCAGCTATCTCCGGGTTCGATTGGAATTTCTCCCCTATCCACACCTCATCCCCACCCTTTTCAACGGATGTGGGTTCGGTCCTCCATTGCCTTTTACGGCAACTTCAACCTGGACATGGATAGATCACCCGGTTTCGGGTCTGCACATACTGACTATGGCGTCAACTAAGTTGACGTTTGGCGCCCTGTTAAGACTCGGTTTCCCTTCGGCTCCACACCTTAAGTGCTTAACCTTGCCAGTATCCGCAACTCGCCGGACCGTTCTACAAAAAGTACGCGGTCCCACCTTAACGTGGTCCCACAGCTTGTAAACACAGGGTTTCAGGTTCTCTTTCACTCCCCTCCCGGGGTCCTTTTCACCTTTCCTTCACAGTACTATACACTATCGGTCACTGAGGAGTATTTAGCCTTACGGGGTGGTCCCCGCTCATTCCCACAAGGTTTCTCGTGTCTCGTGGTACTCTGGATCCTGCGCTGTCGCTTCCGGGTTCGCTTACGGGGCTTTCACCCTCTCTGGCTGGTCTTTCCAGGACCATTCTGCTCCCTTCTTCGAATCAGACTATGCAGTCCGAACCCCGGAGTGCACGCACTCCGGTTTGGGCTCTTTCCGGTTCGCTCGCCGCTACTTCGGAAATCACGGTTGTTTTCTTCTCCTCCGGCTACTTAGATGTTTCAGTTCACCGGGTTCCCTTCCTTACGCTATGTATTTACGTAAGGATACATAAGGTCTTCTTATGTGGGTTTCCCCATTCAGATATCTGCGGATCGTAGGATATTTGCTCCTCCCCGCAGCTTTTCGCAGCTTATCACGTCTTTCTTCGGCTCTCAGTGCCAAGGCATCCTCCCTGTGCTCTTTCTTGCTTAACCTTAATGATAAGAGTGTTCTTTACTCTTTGAGAGTGTTCTTTACTCTTTGAGAGTGTTCTTTACTCTTTGAGAGTGTTCTTTACTCTTTTATCACCGGACATCTAGCGTGATGTCCTCGGCTGGTCCGCTGTCCTCATACACCGGTCCGTAGACCGATCTATCATTTCAGCTCTTCTGACGGAGAGTGTTCTTTACTCTTTCATCAGAAGGTAAATCTATTTGAGTTTAAAACTCATTTGTTCGGCCATCATGACTTGCATCACGATGGACCTCGGATGTCTTTGATACTTGATTGTTTTTTGGTATTCGGTTTTCAAGGTACGGTCTTGCAGGTCTTTGGCACTTCCTTTTATCTTTTCAGACAGACTTTAGTGCTGCGTCCTGTCCCGGAACTCCTATCATAAATAGTCCTTCCGGTAATGGAGACAGAGAGATTCGAACTCTCGACCCCCTGCTTGCAAGGCAGGTGCTCTCCCAACTGAGCTATGCCCCCGTTTCCGGTTCTTGGGTAATCCCCTATGAGTATCATGAGAAAGACTTTCCTATCATGCACTCATGATTTATCTTTATTTTTTCTTTTCTTCACTGGGCTTAAGTGGACTCGAACCACCGACCTCACGCTTATCAGGCGTGCGCTCTAACCGGCTGAGCTATAAGCCCTTTTTTTTAGATCTGGCAGCCACCTGCTCTCCCATGCCGTCTCCAGCATAGTACCATCGGCCGCTTAAGTCTTAACCTTCGTGTTCGGGATGAGAACGGGTGTCTCCCCTAAGCGCATCGCCACCAGATATGTTTCTGAGTATTCTCTACTCATTCGCTTCGATTCTTAGTGCTTTCCCACTCTTCCTCAACAGCTAAACAGTAATGCAACCCCTACTTCTTCTTCCTTAGAAAGGAGGTGATCCAGCCGCACCTTCCGATACGGCTACCTTGTTACGACTTCACCCCAGTTATCAGACCTGCCTTCGGCTGCTCCTCCCCTTACGGGTTAGGTCACAGACTTCGGGCATTTCCGACTCCCATGGTGTGACGGGCGGTGTGTACAAGACCCGGGAACGTATTCACCGCGACATTCTGATTCGCGATTACTAGCGATTCCAGCTTCATGTAGTCGAGTTGCAGACTACAATCCGAACTGAGACGTGTTTTTTGGGATTTGCTCCAGGTCACCCCTTCGCTTCCCTCTGTTCACGCCATTGTAGCACGTGTGTAGCCCAAATCATAAGGGGCATGATGATTTGACGTCATCCCCACCTTCCTCCGGGTTATCCCCGGCAGTCTCTCTAGAGTTCCCATCTTACTGCTGGCTACTAAAGATAAGGGTTGCGCTCGTTGCGGGACTTAACCCAACATCTCACGACACGAGCTGACGACAACCATGCACCACCTGTCTCCAATGCCCCGAAGGGAACATACATTACATATGCTGTCATTGGGATGTCAAGACTTGGTAAGGTTCTTCGCGTTGCTTCGAATTAAACCACATGCTCCACCGCTTGTGCGGGTCCCCGTCAATTCCTTTGAGTTTCATTCTTGCGAACGTACTCCCCAGGTGGATTACTTATTGCGTTTGCTGCGGCACCGAAGGCTTATAAGTTCCCGACACCTAGTAATCATCGTTTACGGCGTGGACTACCAGGGTATCTAATCCTGTTTGCTCCCCACGCTTTCGAGCCTCAACGTCAGTTACAGTCCAGTAAGACGCCTTCGCCACTGGTGTTCCTCCTAATATCTACGCATTTCACCGCTACACTAGGAATTCCTCTTACCTCTCCTGCACTCTAGCCAGGCAGTTTCCAAAGCAGTCCCGGGGTTGAGCCCCGGGCTTTCACTCCAGACTTGCCCTGCCGTCTACGCTCCCTTTACACCCAGTAAATCCGGATAACGCTTGCCCCCTACGTATTACCGCGGCTGCTGGCACGTAGTTAGCCGGGGCTTCTTAGTCAGGTACCGTCATTTTCTTCCCTGCTGATAGAGCTTTACGTACCGAAATACTTCTTCACTCACGCGGCGTCGCTGCATCAGTGTCTTGCCCATTGTGCAATATTCCCCACTGCTGCCTCCCGTAGGAGTTTGGGCCGTGTCTCAGTCCCAATGTGGCCGGTCACCCTCTCAGGCCGGCTACTGATCGTCGCCTTGGTGGGCCTCTACCCCACCAACTAGCTAATCAGACGCGGGTCCATCCTGTACCACCGGAGTTTTTCACACTGCTTCATGCGAAGCTGTGCGCTTATGCGGTATTAGCACCTATTTCTAAGTGTTATCCCCCGGTACAGGGCAGGTTGCCCACGCGTTACTCACCCGTCCGCCACTAAGTTATATATCTTCCATCCGAAAACTTCCGTTATATAACTCCGTTCGACTTGCATGTGTTAGGCACGCCGCCAGCGTTCATCCTGAGCCAGGATCAAACTCTCATGTTGAGATTCGTCGATGCATGCCATTTCTGGTAGGCCATGTCTGATGCTCGCATCAGCACTCGGTATGCCATGAAATGATTTGAGGAGTAAATTCAATGAAGTAAGCTTCGCTTACGAATTGGCATTTGCTCCCATGCATGTCACATGTTTGCCCGGTCCAAAATCAACTTTGGCTTTAAATCCTTGCTAATTTTTTCCCGTAATCTCACATCTG encodes:
- a CDS encoding ABC transporter substrate-binding protein codes for the protein MKKGKKEEKKTMKKSKRIWASALVLSLGLLFAGCGKDSGEESAGSLKFGITPGTIRTAVVLLADHLGYYEEESVDFEFVEIQDATAALTSISTDKGEVDIWGTGIVPDLNFIANGSDLVIFEGTAAEGGAIISLPENVEIYKDITNYEGITIATVRADTAWVVSRGYLVKQGIDVDSIQVIEVDSQINVAEAVKKGEADLGFLPVEFANKYEDSVEIVYEVGELEPLYVCCRQVTSRTTLNNKREELIAFTRANIRALEYYQDEANRDEIVSFLASYSNQTEEYVRQYLFENRTIMTLDPNKQGIIDYYNSLVGSGYFTGDIDVAEHVDTSIYEEALKQLADKNPDNTFYSSLARN
- the cysK gene encoding cysteine synthase A, which translates into the protein MGKVYDNILELVGNTPLVAFHNIEKECETYGRIIGKLEFLNPGFSVKSRIAKNMIEHAEKEGKLRPGATILEGTSGNTGIGLAMAAAAKGYKAIIAMPENMSKERITILKSYGAEVELTKAELNMAGAGERIKEIAERIPDVFIPGQGSNPDNPGAHEKTTGPEIWEDTDGKVDIFVASSGTGGTISGTGRYLRSRNPKIEVIAVEPAGSPVLSGGEPGPHKIQGIGGGATPPVTDESLFDEIITVTDEDAYAFARLSARKEGISIGISAGAALYAAVKVAKRPENKGKTIVTIIPDSGERYLSSDLYEEGEERGEEDYEEI
- a CDS encoding glutathione S-transferase C-terminal domain-containing protein, which codes for MSYCEIGKRTEKEGTVLYTDEQAERFAVERGAKPRPKEIKNEIDERGAFVRQPNHFTAAFGEEEGQLKAESGRYHLLWAKGCHWSNRASIVRELLGLEDAISVNIVDSTGESNIYGWGFPDDENFEDPVLGIKFLSEAYYNADSGYEGRCTVPALVDVTTKKVVNNDYHRLTNYLEVAFKPFQSKDAPDIYPSELRKEIDEFNDWLFPNINNAHYRMAFCQSLTAYQEAYEDFFRAMDELEERLSRNRFLFGDYVTDSDIRFFVTLARWDTHYYRNLGPQQKRVVDYENIWAYARDLYEIPAFRNNTYFRDFSKGRGNKENLFADFNTRFVDQIPYEEYWSQPQSRKELSATPNEKFYR
- the ltrA gene encoding group II intron reverse transcriptase/maturase, whose protein sequence is MDTSSLMEQILSKENLNTAYLQVVRNKGAEGVDDMKYTELGEHLEKNGEIIKEQLRERKYKPLPVRRVEIPKPDGGVRNLGVPTVTDRFVQQAIAQVLTPIYEEQFHEHSYGFRPNRYAQQAIITALDMMNDGNDWIVDVDLEKFFDTVNHDKLMTLIGRTIKDGDVISIIRKFLVSGIIVDDEYKESVIGTPQGGNLSPLLANIMLNELDKEMEQRGLSFVRYADDCIIMVGSEMSAKRVMRNLTRFIEEKLGLKVNITKSKVDKPQGLKYLGFGFYFDRYSHQYKAKPHIKSVMKFKKRMKELTCRSWGVSNSYKIEKLNQLIRGWINYFKIGSMKELCRATDKRIRFRIRMCIWKHWKTAQNRAENLVKLGMNKEDAFAIAYSGARIAHVCSGALNFVITNKRLAAFGLISMLDYYTERYVNC
- a CDS encoding GNAT family N-acetyltransferase; translated protein: MDLRLADINDLPKLKEMYGKIIDDMNRNDISIWDEIYPCTFFSDDIENNRLYLLVEEHDNIVAAFALCESHTGERYVKWENTHGKALYFDRFGVNVDYARRGIGSAVLKHAIALTKQKDAKYLRLFVVDINKPAINVYIKNGFKKVDGIYEERIDDDLILREYGFEIEILR
- a CDS encoding nucleotidyltransferase domain-containing protein; this translates as MAKKEITNKENLMEVLNFLDGLKIEYWIDGGWGIDILLGKQNRVHRDIDVDFDGKFTDILLDALNVKGYTIITDWRPSRIELYHPELGYIDIHPLIISEDGSAKQAGLNDDWYDFKAEWFSSALFEERIIPCISAEAQKLFHSGYELREVDKIDLKNLASILT